AGCAGAGACAGGGCAGCCAGAACAATCGCCATGGCGTCATCGATGGTCGGCGTCACGCCTCCGAAGCCCGCGGTGAACTGGCCGAAGAGCGTCGATCCGATGCCGATGATCACGGCCAGCACCAAAACCTTGATGCCGGAGGAAATCACGTTGCCCAGCACGCGCTCGGCCATGAAGGCGGTCTTGCCGAAGAGGCCGAAGGGGATCAGCACGAAGCCCGCGAGGGTCGTGAGCTTGAACTCGATCAGGGTGACGAAGAGCTGCACCGCGAGGATGAAGAAGGCGAGGATCACCAGCGCCCAGGCAAAGAACAGGCAGAGGATCTGGACGAGATTCTCGAAGACCGCGACCCAGCCCATCAGATCGGAAATGCTTTCGAGCAGCGGTCGTCCGGCCTCGAGCCCGGTCTGGGCGACACGGCCGGGGCGCAGAAGATCGGCGGCGGAAAACCCGGTGCCCGAGGCCATCAGACCAAGGCCCGCGAAGCTCTCGAAGACGATCCGGGCGAGGTTGTTCCAGTTGGAAATGATATAGGCGAAGACCCCGACGAAGAGTGTCTTCTTCACCAGCCGGGCGATGATGTCGTCATCGGCGCCCCAGGCCCAGAACAAGGCCGCCAGCGTCACGTCGATCACGATCAGCGTGGTAGCGATGAAGGCCACCTCACCCCCGAGCAGCCCAAACCCGCTGTCGATATAGCTGGTGAAGATGCCCAGGAAGTTGTCGATGACGCCGGTTCCACCCATGGCTCACTGATCTCCCGGACGCTGCGGCGCGTCGGGTGCAGGCGTCCGACCGAGGAACCAGTCACGGCTCTCGGCCCATGCGGCGAGGCAATCGGCATCGCTGGAAGCGGCCTCGCCAAGCTGCTGGCACCGGCGCAGCGTAGCGCGGAGAGGATCGGCAGACGGCTGGAGCGCGGGCGCGGTGCTGGCCGGCACGGGAGCCTCCTTGCGTGTCATCTCGATCACCGTGGCTGCGATCGCGATCGCCACGAACACGATGGCCGCGATCCGGGCCAGCACCTTCCCCTCCATCGTCTCCCCCTCCCGGCCTCAGTTGAACATCTGCGCGTTACCGGGCTGGTAGCCCGAACCCGGCGTCAGGAAGCGCTCGCGCTGGATGCGGCCCTGTTCCGCAGCAGTGGCGCGCTCGGCCTCGGTCAGCGCATTGGCGCGGCCGTTTGCCGAGATCACCGCGATCACGTCCGAGAGCTGCTGCGATTGCAGTGCGAGGAGCTGGTTGCCCGCCTGTGTGGCCTGAAGAGCACCGACCGCGTTCTGGCTCTGCCCTACAAGTGCAGACATCTCTGCGCGGTTGGCATCGATATTGCCGACGACACCTGCCTGCACGCGCATCGCATCCTGGAGGCCACCGACGGTGTTCTCCCAACGGGACCGGGCCTCGGCGATCAGTTGCTGGTCGGTCGCCGCCAGGGAAAGGTTGCCATAATCCTGCTGGAACATCTGGTCGATGCTCTGCACGTCGAAGGCGATGTTCTGCGCCTGCGCCAGGAGTTGCTGTGTGCGGCTGACGTTCTGCTGGATCTGCTGGAGCGCGGAATACGGCAGGTTGGCGAGATTGCGCGCCTGGTTGATCAGCATCTGCGCTTCGTTCTGGAGCTGTGCGATCTGGTTGTTGATCTGCTCCAGAGCGCGCGCCGCGGTCAGGAGATTTTCGGCGTGGTTGGTCGGATCGTAGACGATGAAAGGCCCCCCGCCGATGCCGAAGAGCGCCTGCGCAGGCGGCGCTGCGATGGGCGACATGGCCATGGGCATCGCCAGCGCGAGGGCGAGCAGCGAAGTGCCCGCGGACCGAAACGTAATCTTGCGTGTCATGGTGTGACTTCCTTTTCTTCAAGGTCGATGTCGGCGTCCTCAACAACAGCGGAGGCCGGAGATGCCCCCTCTGCGTCGATGGCGAGATTGGTGAGGTCGGGGATCAGGTCGGCGGCCCAATCGAGGCCATGCGCCTTCAGCCAGGCGGCGAGGAAGCCGTCTTGGCCGTGCCCGGCGCAGATCTCGGCAATCAGCGCCTGATCCGATTTGGACGATGCCGCGCAGAGTGCCAGTCCGACATCGCTGAGACCCAGCTCGAACAGCCGGTTGCCGCGCCGCGACTGGCAGTAGTAGTCGCGTTTGGGCGTGGCCCGCGCGAGGATCTCGATCTGCCGGTCATTTAGGCCGAAGCGGCGATAGATGGCCGTAATCTGCGGCTCGATGGCCCGCTCGTTGGGCAACAGGAGCCGTGTCGGGCAGCTTTCGATGATCGCAGGCGCGATGGTACTGCCATCAATGTCGCTAAGGCTCTGCGTCGCGAAGATCACCGAGGCGTTCTTCTTCCTCAGCGTCTTCAGCCATTCGCGGAGCTGCTCCGCGAAGGCATCGTCATCGAGCGCGAGCCAGCCCTCGTCGATGATGAGCAGCGTGGGGCGTCCATCGAGCTGATCGCCGATCCGGTGGAACAGGTATGAGAGGACGGCGGGCGCCGCGCCGGTTCCCACCAGCCCCTCGATCTCGAAGGCCTGCACATCCGCCGATCCCAGTTGTTCGGTCTCGGCATCGAGCAGCCGGCCATAGGGCCCCCCGACGCAATATGCGCGCAGCGCCTGCTTCAGATTGTTGGACTGCAGCAGGACCGCGAGGCCGGTCATGGTCCGCTCCGCGACAGGGGCCGAGGCCAGCGAGGTCAGTGCCGTCCAGATATGTTCCTTCACATCGGGGGTAATCTGGATGTTCTCACGCG
The window above is part of the Salipiger abyssi genome. Proteins encoded here:
- the trbL gene encoding P-type conjugative transfer protein TrbL translates to MGGTGVIDNFLGIFTSYIDSGFGLLGGEVAFIATTLIVIDVTLAALFWAWGADDDIIARLVKKTLFVGVFAYIISNWNNLARIVFESFAGLGLMASGTGFSAADLLRPGRVAQTGLEAGRPLLESISDLMGWVAVFENLVQILCLFFAWALVILAFFILAVQLFVTLIEFKLTTLAGFVLIPFGLFGKTAFMAERVLGNVISSGIKVLVLAVIIGIGSTLFGQFTAGFGGVTPTIDDAMAIVLAALSLLGLGIFGPGIASGLVSGGPQLSAGAAIGTGLAVGGAAIGAGGATMLAARGTGSALSGGAALARGGAAAAGAASSAYTLGSMGGGGFSGGMAGVTRAGAASAASPLKKASSRAAGGIQSSYAEGVKGGVVATGGTTSMGTVGGAAPEPSSGPSASDGPPAWAKRMRHNQAVSHGVRAAAHAVRSGDSHGSGSSVNLSERDRS
- the trbK-alt gene encoding putative entry exclusion protein TrbK-alt produces the protein MEGKVLARIAAIVFVAIAIAATVIEMTRKEAPVPASTAPALQPSADPLRATLRRCQQLGEAASSDADCLAAWAESRDWFLGRTPAPDAPQRPGDQ
- the trbJ gene encoding P-type conjugative transfer protein TrbJ; the protein is MTRKITFRSAGTSLLALALAMPMAMSPIAAPPAQALFGIGGGPFIVYDPTNHAENLLTAARALEQINNQIAQLQNEAQMLINQARNLANLPYSALQQIQQNVSRTQQLLAQAQNIAFDVQSIDQMFQQDYGNLSLAATDQQLIAEARSRWENTVGGLQDAMRVQAGVVGNIDANRAEMSALVGQSQNAVGALQATQAGNQLLALQSQQLSDVIAVISANGRANALTEAERATAAEQGRIQRERFLTPGSGYQPGNAQMFN
- a CDS encoding TraG/VirB4 family ATPase, with the protein product MPSVRASRDPQGGDDQRAIRAGRYDAANKAADADIALQELGADLAGMAYVSATITVWDEDVRRADEKLRLVEKIVQSRDFSVMAETVNAVDAWLGSLPGHAYANVRQPPISTLNLAHMIPLSAVWAGEAQDEHFGDAPLLYARTEGSTPFRFSLHVGDVGHTLVVGPTGAGKSVLLALMALQFRRYSRSQIFAFDFGGSIRAASLAMGGDWHDLGGELTDAAESSVSLQPLARIHETSERAWAADWIVAILTRENIQITPDVKEHIWTALTSLASAPVAERTMTGLAVLLQSNNLKQALRAYCVGGPYGRLLDAETEQLGSADVQAFEIEGLVGTGAAPAVLSYLFHRIGDQLDGRPTLLIIDEGWLALDDDAFAEQLREWLKTLRKKNASVIFATQSLSDIDGSTIAPAIIESCPTRLLLPNERAIEPQITAIYRRFGLNDRQIEILARATPKRDYYCQSRRGNRLFELGLSDVGLALCAASSKSDQALIAEICAGHGQDGFLAAWLKAHGLDWAADLIPDLTNLAIDAEGASPASAVVEDADIDLEEKEVTP